The DNA region CCAAAAGTCATTTTCGGTGATGAAATCTCCCTCTTTAAATTCTTGATAACGCGAGGGACGAACACTTGTGATCGTTTTACCCTCAGCACGAAATTCTACAAGCATACCCACACTAGGCATACTTCTTTTGTCGCTCCACGACTGGCGGTTAAATTCAAAAAAAAGCTTCGCCGAATTTGTAACCGTCCCTCTACCAGTAGAATCCATATAAATCGCTATTTTGCCGTGCATTATTTCTTCCTTGAACTTTCATAAGTCAAAAATTTAGCACAATTAAACTTATTTTTTAATTTTTCTTGCAAATTTTAAACTACAAAACAAAGAAGTCAATTTAAATTAAAATGCTAAACTTTTACATTTATAAATTTGATAAGGATTATTCAACACGGTGAAAAAAGAAACTTTTTTACATCATCTCAAAGGCAAAAATCTTACTTATAAACGCTATACAAAAAGCCCTTTGCGTTATGGTGGGGGAAAGTCTTTAGCGGTGGGGTTAATTTTAGAGCAAATTCCTAGCGATACAAAAAGACTTATTAGCCCATTTATCGGCGGTGGGAGCGTGGAAGTAGCAGCAGCTTTAGAGCTTAATATTGAAGTTTTAGCTTTTGATATATTTGATATTTTGGTGAATTTTTGGCAAATTTTATGTAAAGATTCTAACGCACTTTATAATGAGCTTGTAAAGCTTAAACCCACAAAAGAAAATTACGCAAAAATCAAAAATGAGCTAGGTTTATTTTGGAATGAAAGACATAAAAACCCTAACAATAAACCTAAGATAGAGCTAGATTCTCTAACCCTTGCAAGAGATTATTATTTTAATTTTAATCTAAGTTATGGACCCGGATTTTTAGGCTGGATGAGCAAAATCTATGAAGACAAAAATCGCTATTTAAAAGCCTTAGAAAAAATTAGAGCTTTTAAAACGCATAATCTTAAAGTAGAAATGGCGAGTTTTGAAGCGGTGTTTGAAAAATATCCTACTGATTTTTTCTATTGCGACCCACCATATTTTTTAGAGGGAGATTCTAAAATGTTTAAAGGAATCTATCCTATGCGAAATTTCCCTATTCATCACAATAGCTTTAATCACGAGCTTTTAGCAATTTGTCTTAAAAACCATAAAGGCAAGTTTATTTTAAGTTATAATGATTGCGAGTTTGTCAGGGAAGCCTATAAGGATTTTAAAATCTTAGAGCCAAAATGGCAATACACAATGGGGCAAGGCGAAACAAGAATGGGTAAAAATCGCATTGAAAGGGGCGATACAGACAACACCAAACAAAGCCACGAACTTTTGATTATAAAGGAGTGAAAATGAAAATAGAGCAAGTCAAAACGGCATTTAAAATCGCTGATGTGGAATTTGTAAGTGATAGCACAAAGCTTAATTTTAATTACTTAAAAGATTTAAAAGATGAAAATGGCAAGGCACTATCACAAAAAATTTTAAGAGAAAATGTAGCTAGAGTATATCTCATTGTGGTAGATGGTGAGATTAAAAAAATCGGTGGAAGTGGGGCAACAGGTGGAATCAAAAGCACTTTAGAAATTTATAGAGACGGTGGAGTAAATGGGTGACCAGCCGTAAGAAGCTTTGGCGTGTGGTATTTTCTCTAATTTTAC from Campylobacter upsaliensis includes:
- a CDS encoding DNA adenine methylase; translation: MKKETFLHHLKGKNLTYKRYTKSPLRYGGGKSLAVGLILEQIPSDTKRLISPFIGGGSVEVAAALELNIEVLAFDIFDILVNFWQILCKDSNALYNELVKLKPTKENYAKIKNELGLFWNERHKNPNNKPKIELDSLTLARDYYFNFNLSYGPGFLGWMSKIYEDKNRYLKALEKIRAFKTHNLKVEMASFEAVFEKYPTDFFYCDPPYFLEGDSKMFKGIYPMRNFPIHHNSFNHELLAICLKNHKGKFILSYNDCEFVREAYKDFKILEPKWQYTMGQGETRMGKNRIERGDTDNTKQSHELLIIKE